The proteins below are encoded in one region of Paracoccus methylovorus:
- a CDS encoding phage portal protein: MAFEAFRQRIGSIIGGFDAAQAHRRLRGFRASRAHVNTLIAASGDTITARARWLVRNNGYAANAVESFASNVVGDGIKPSSTIADAAKKEELQALWLAWTDDADAEGLTDFYGLQRRAAREVFLSGEVFIRIRPRRAEDGLTVPLQLQMLPAEMLPLDTNRTLPGAGRIRQGIEFDGIGRRVAYHFLRRHPGDLTDPGLAGETVRVPAGDVIHVLDPVEAGQLRGVSRFAAAIVKLFTLDLYDDAELERKKIAAMFAMFITSPAPETPLEPTEEDLEVEPGQVVRLDPGEDVSTPATPDSGGTYEPFQYRTLLQIAAALGVPYGYLTGDTAKGNFSNTRISLIEFRRRISAWQHGVLVYQLCRAVWVRWMDTAVLSGVLDLPGYDSQRRQYQACAWLPTKWDWIDPMKDASAEILQIEAGLKSRTQALAERGYDAEQVDREIAAERKREAALGLDFRRPGSPAQGPGAVTGNDDDSDGEDQRANNDEQDAGDESAKPDTKEGA, encoded by the coding sequence ATGGCGTTCGAGGCTTTCCGCCAGCGCATCGGCAGCATCATCGGCGGGTTTGACGCGGCTCAGGCCCACCGGCGGCTTCGGGGTTTCCGCGCCAGCCGCGCGCATGTGAACACCCTGATCGCCGCCTCGGGCGACACGATCACCGCCCGGGCGCGCTGGCTGGTCCGCAACAACGGCTATGCCGCAAACGCGGTGGAGAGCTTCGCGAGCAATGTCGTCGGCGATGGCATCAAGCCTTCGTCGACCATCGCGGATGCCGCCAAGAAGGAAGAGCTGCAGGCGCTTTGGCTGGCCTGGACCGACGATGCCGATGCCGAGGGCCTGACGGATTTCTACGGCTTGCAGCGGCGGGCGGCGCGTGAGGTATTTCTGTCTGGCGAGGTGTTCATCCGCATCCGGCCGCGCCGGGCAGAAGATGGTCTGACCGTGCCTCTGCAACTGCAGATGCTGCCCGCAGAAATGCTGCCCTTGGATACTAACCGCACCTTGCCCGGTGCCGGTCGGATCCGTCAGGGCATCGAGTTTGACGGTATCGGCCGACGTGTTGCCTATCATTTCCTGCGCCGCCATCCGGGCGATCTGACCGATCCTGGCCTCGCGGGCGAAACCGTCCGCGTTCCGGCTGGCGATGTGATCCATGTCCTCGACCCCGTAGAGGCTGGCCAGCTGCGCGGCGTGTCGCGGTTCGCGGCCGCCATCGTCAAGCTGTTCACGCTGGACCTATACGACGACGCCGAACTGGAGCGGAAGAAGATCGCGGCGATGTTCGCGATGTTCATCACCTCGCCCGCCCCGGAAACCCCGCTGGAACCAACCGAGGAGGATCTTGAGGTCGAACCGGGACAGGTGGTGCGGCTGGATCCCGGCGAGGACGTATCGACTCCGGCGACGCCAGACTCGGGCGGCACTTACGAGCCGTTCCAGTATCGCACCCTGCTGCAAATCGCGGCCGCGCTGGGCGTGCCCTATGGCTATCTGACCGGCGACACGGCGAAGGGGAACTTCTCCAACACGCGGATCAGTTTGATCGAATTCCGGCGCCGCATCTCGGCCTGGCAACATGGCGTGCTGGTCTATCAGCTCTGCCGCGCCGTCTGGGTGCGCTGGATGGACACCGCCGTGCTGTCGGGCGTGCTGGACCTGCCCGGCTATGACAGCCAGCGACGGCAATATCAGGCCTGCGCCTGGCTCCCGACCAAGTGGGACTGGATCGACCCGATGAAGGACGCCTCGGCAGAGATCCTGCAGATCGAGGCGGGCCTGAAGTCTCGGACGCAAGCCTTGGCCGAGCGGGGATACGACGCCGAGCAGGTCGACCGCGAAATCGCCGCCGAACGCAAACGGGAAGCGGCGCTGGGCCTTGACTTCCGGCGGCCGGGATCCCCGGCGCAGGGGCCCGGCGCGGTTACCGGCAATGATGATGACAGTGACGGCGAAGATCAGCGCGCCAACAACGACGAACAGGATGCGGGCGACGAATCCGCGAAACCCGACACAAAGGAAGGCGCATGA
- a CDS encoding DUF6441 family protein: protein MKLKIAFDPDLVALMQAEIAAGEKAVSAVMREASTSLKSAWRGQITGAGLGTRLGNSIRLASFPKSGDSLNAAALVWSNAPVIISAHDTGPLIRSKDGFWLAIPTPAAGKSTRGGRITPGEWERRTGLRLRFIYRRRGPSLLVAEGRLNSKGRAVASRSKTGRGVATVPIFLLVQQVKLRKRLDLKQEAERVVDGVPELIVARWGQGKLD, encoded by the coding sequence ATGAAGCTGAAGATTGCGTTCGATCCCGACCTCGTCGCGCTGATGCAGGCCGAAATCGCCGCCGGGGAGAAGGCAGTGTCCGCCGTCATGCGCGAAGCTAGCACCTCCCTGAAATCCGCCTGGCGCGGCCAGATCACTGGTGCTGGCCTCGGCACGCGGCTGGGCAACAGCATCCGCCTCGCCAGCTTCCCCAAATCCGGCGACAGCCTGAACGCGGCCGCGCTGGTCTGGTCCAACGCGCCGGTGATCATCAGCGCGCATGACACCGGGCCACTGATCCGCTCCAAGGACGGGTTCTGGCTGGCCATCCCCACCCCAGCCGCAGGTAAAAGCACGAGAGGCGGCCGGATCACCCCCGGCGAATGGGAACGCCGCACCGGCCTGCGCCTGCGGTTCATCTACCGCCGCCGGGGGCCAAGCCTGCTGGTAGCCGAAGGGCGGTTGAATTCCAAAGGACGGGCAGTGGCGTCCAGATCGAAGACCGGGCGCGGCGTGGCGACCGTCCCGATCTTCCTGCTGGTGCAACAGGTCAAACTGCGCAAGCGACTGGATCTGAAGCAGGAGGCTGAACGGGTGGTGGACGGCGTGCCGGAGTTGATTGTGGCGAGATGGGGACAGGGCAAGTTGGACTGA
- a CDS encoding DUF2460 domain-containing protein: protein MAFHEVRFPDNISRGARGGPERRTQIVELASGDEERNASWANSRRRYDVAYGIRRADDLAAVVAFFEARNGRLHGFRYKDWADYKSSLPSQVITATDQQIGTGTGSLQAFQLAKRYTSGPQTWVRTIAKPVTGTVRVALGMVEQISGWTLDATTGVITFTTAPAGGVIVRAGFEFDVPVRFDSDTLDVTLDFERLGSITSIPLLEIRR, encoded by the coding sequence ATGGCGTTTCATGAGGTGCGCTTCCCCGACAACATCAGCCGCGGGGCGCGTGGTGGACCAGAACGGCGCACCCAGATCGTAGAGCTGGCCAGCGGCGATGAAGAGCGCAACGCCAGCTGGGCCAACAGCCGTCGCCGCTATGATGTGGCCTATGGCATCCGCCGCGCCGATGATCTGGCGGCAGTCGTGGCCTTCTTCGAGGCCCGAAACGGCCGCTTGCACGGCTTCCGCTACAAGGACTGGGCCGATTACAAATCCAGCCTGCCGTCGCAGGTAATCACCGCAACCGACCAGCAGATCGGCACCGGGACCGGCAGTCTGCAAGCCTTCCAGCTTGCAAAACGCTACACCTCCGGCCCGCAAACATGGGTCAGGACCATCGCAAAACCCGTGACCGGAACCGTTCGCGTGGCGCTCGGCATGGTGGAACAGATATCGGGCTGGACGCTCGATGCCACCACCGGCGTCATCACCTTCACCACCGCCCCTGCGGGTGGCGTCATCGTCCGCGCTGGCTTCGAATTCGATGTGCCGGTCCGCTTCGACAGCGACACCCTCGACGTGACCCTCGACTTTGAACGGCTGGGGTCGATTACGTCCATCCCCCTGCTGGAGATCCGCAGATGA
- a CDS encoding site-specific DNA-methyltransferase yields MNAPLLPGRIEHWPLARLKPYARNAKTHDADQVSKIAASMAEFGWTVPVLVAADGELIAGHGRILAAAHLGLSEAPVIVLGHLTEAQRRAYRIADNKLTELGGWDEALLLQELQALLAEDFDLGLIGIPEDELDALLHAGDDDRALIDDDAADVIPAPPAEPITKPGDIWALGKHRLCCGDATDPAAVARLMQGDQATLMFTSPPYAQQRDYGAAKEKVGDWDALMKGVFTAAPVTADAQLLINLGLVHRDSEWQPYWEGWVEWMRASGWRRFGWYVWDQGPGLPGDWNGRLAPSHEFIFHFNRSPRKPHKTVPSKHAGETLGGGGLRGADGTVHAKTGTGNAIQSHRITDSVFRIMRHKGGLGAAGSHPAVFPVALVEAVLTAFSDPGDLIYEPFCGSGTQIVAAERAGRSCYAMELDPAYCDVAVRRWEMVTGKEASLLLFS; encoded by the coding sequence ATGAACGCGCCCCTGCTGCCGGGCCGCATCGAGCATTGGCCGCTCGCGCGGCTGAAACCTTACGCCCGCAACGCCAAGACCCACGACGCCGATCAGGTGTCCAAGATCGCCGCCAGCATGGCCGAGTTCGGCTGGACGGTGCCGGTGTTGGTGGCGGCCGACGGGGAATTGATCGCTGGCCATGGTCGCATCCTCGCCGCCGCGCACCTCGGGCTGTCCGAAGCCCCGGTGATCGTGCTGGGCCATTTGACCGAGGCGCAGCGTCGGGCCTATCGCATCGCGGACAATAAACTGACCGAGCTGGGCGGCTGGGACGAGGCCCTTCTGCTGCAGGAACTGCAGGCGCTGCTGGCCGAGGATTTCGACCTCGGGCTGATTGGGATTCCGGAGGATGAACTGGACGCCCTGCTGCACGCGGGCGACGACGACAGGGCGTTGATCGACGACGATGCGGCCGATGTCATCCCCGCCCCACCTGCCGAACCCATCACCAAGCCGGGCGACATCTGGGCGCTGGGCAAGCACCGGCTTTGCTGCGGCGACGCCACCGATCCGGCCGCTGTCGCCAGGCTGATGCAGGGCGATCAGGCGACGCTGATGTTCACCTCGCCGCCCTACGCCCAGCAGCGCGACTATGGCGCGGCCAAAGAAAAGGTCGGCGATTGGGATGCGCTGATGAAAGGCGTGTTCACCGCAGCGCCGGTCACAGCGGACGCGCAGCTCTTGATCAACCTCGGCCTCGTGCATCGCGACAGCGAATGGCAACCCTATTGGGAAGGATGGGTGGAATGGATGCGCGCCTCTGGGTGGCGACGGTTTGGCTGGTATGTCTGGGACCAGGGGCCGGGCTTGCCGGGCGATTGGAACGGCCGCCTGGCCCCGTCGCACGAGTTCATTTTCCACTTCAACCGCAGCCCTCGCAAGCCCCACAAGACCGTCCCGTCCAAGCACGCGGGCGAAACTTTGGGCGGCGGTGGGCTGCGCGGGGCCGACGGCACCGTCCACGCCAAGACCGGCACCGGCAACGCGATCCAGAGCCACCGCATTACGGACTCCGTGTTCCGCATCATGCGGCACAAGGGCGGGCTCGGCGCGGCCGGATCGCACCCAGCCGTATTCCCCGTGGCGCTGGTCGAGGCGGTGCTGACCGCGTTCAGCGATCCGGGCGACCTGATCTACGAACCGTTCTGCGGCTCCGGCACCCAGATCGTCGCCGCCGAACGCGCTGGGCGGAGCTGCTATGCGATGGAACTGGACCCGGCCTATTGCGACGTTGCTGTGCGGCGATGGGAGATGGTGACCGGTAAAGAAGCGTCTTTGCTCTTATTCAGTTGA
- a CDS encoding DUF3489 domain-containing protein, with product MTKLTETQTIILSAGAQRPENIALPLPKGLAGAAAKMAVTKMIEHGWLQEVDANLRRNEPLWRETGDGHGTTLVVTDAGLLAIGIEPVAVKAVVTIGKHATEAPAPKVPVIREGTKQATLIAMLRRSDGATIEEIMAATGWLGHTVRGAMAGALKKKLGLEVSSEKDEVRGRVYRIPEVLP from the coding sequence ATGACCAAACTGACAGAAACCCAGACCATCATCCTCAGCGCTGGGGCCCAGCGCCCCGAAAACATCGCCCTACCGCTGCCCAAGGGGCTGGCCGGGGCGGCGGCGAAGATGGCCGTGACCAAGATGATCGAACACGGCTGGCTGCAGGAGGTCGACGCCAACCTGCGGCGCAACGAACCGCTCTGGCGCGAGACTGGCGATGGCCATGGCACGACGCTGGTGGTCACTGACGCCGGTCTGCTGGCCATCGGGATCGAGCCGGTGGCGGTCAAGGCGGTGGTTACAATCGGCAAGCATGCCACTGAGGCGCCCGCGCCCAAGGTGCCGGTGATCCGGGAGGGCACCAAGCAAGCCACGCTGATCGCCATGCTCCGGCGATCCGATGGGGCGACCATCGAGGAGATCATGGCCGCCACCGGTTGGCTCGGTCACACCGTGCGCGGCGCGATGGCCGGGGCGCTGAAGAAGAAACTTGGCCTCGAGGTTAGCTCGGAGAAGGATGAGGTGCGGGGAAGGGTATACCGGATCCCTGAAGTTCTGCCTTGA
- a CDS encoding major capsid protein, translated as MTIVRNPFDAGGYSLAEMTQAINILPNLYTRLGQIGLFRFEGVTQRSVIIEQYEGVLNLLPSVPLGGPATVGTREGRSMRSFALPWIPHDDVILPSDIQGQPALGAFDAADPLVEVMNRKLQLMRRKHAQTREYMEMNALRGIVKDGAGTTLYNYFTEFGLAQISVDFLLGTAGTLVQSKVREVLRAIEDNLLGESMSDVHALVSREFFDKLIAHPKTEEAYKFYAATGAQPLRQDVRRNFPFAGIVFEEYAGTVTLSTKATERLVPASEGIAFPLGTMDTFTTYGGPANLLEAANTLGLPLYARQHLDEKGRWIDLMTEASILPVNKRPRIAIRIHTSN; from the coding sequence ATGACCATCGTTCGCAATCCTTTTGACGCTGGCGGCTACTCGCTGGCCGAGATGACGCAGGCCATCAACATCCTGCCCAACCTCTACACCCGCCTCGGCCAGATCGGCCTCTTCCGCTTCGAGGGCGTCACCCAACGGTCGGTGATCATCGAGCAATACGAGGGCGTGCTGAACCTGCTACCCTCGGTTCCGCTGGGCGGTCCCGCTACCGTCGGAACGCGCGAGGGGCGCTCGATGCGCAGCTTCGCGCTGCCGTGGATCCCGCATGACGATGTCATCCTGCCTAGCGACATTCAGGGCCAACCCGCGCTGGGCGCCTTCGATGCGGCCGATCCCTTGGTCGAGGTGATGAACCGCAAGCTGCAACTGATGCGCCGCAAGCACGCCCAGACCCGCGAATACATGGAGATGAACGCGCTGCGCGGCATCGTGAAGGACGGGGCCGGGACGACCCTCTACAACTACTTCACCGAATTCGGGCTGGCGCAAATCTCGGTCGATTTCCTGCTGGGCACGGCAGGAACCCTCGTCCAAAGCAAGGTTCGCGAGGTTTTGCGGGCAATCGAAGACAACCTCCTCGGCGAAAGCATGTCCGACGTGCATGCCCTCGTCAGCCGGGAATTCTTCGACAAGCTGATCGCGCATCCCAAGACCGAGGAGGCGTACAAGTTCTACGCCGCCACCGGCGCGCAGCCCCTGCGCCAGGATGTCCGCCGCAACTTCCCCTTCGCAGGCATCGTGTTCGAGGAATACGCGGGCACCGTCACTCTCTCGACCAAGGCCACCGAACGGCTGGTTCCCGCGAGCGAAGGCATCGCGTTCCCTTTGGGCACGATGGACACCTTCACCACCTACGGCGGCCCGGCCAACCTGCTGGAGGCGGCGAACACCCTCGGCCTGCCGCTCTATGCCCGCCAGCATCTCGACGAAAAGGGCCGCTGGATCGACCTGATGACGGAAGCCTCGATCCTGCCAGTGAACAAGCGGCCGCGCATCGCGATCCGCATTCACACCTCGAACTGA
- a CDS encoding S49 family peptidase gives MHHAQIAQRAFNTPLMVDPAKALAFLSGLGPRIAGQEISFQGLAVEADDQTAASLPARASLFGNDLAQRHQRNGSQPYTLVDGIAVIEIAGTLVHRGAWIGQSSGLTSYEGIAAQLQVALADPGVRGIALDIDSFGGEVAGAFDLADRIRAARLQKPVQAFVAEHALSAGYVLASQAERIILPRTGAVGSIGVVALHTDMSGALDQKGIAVTLIHAGARKIDANPYQPLPEAVHDQMQRELEVVRFLFAETVAAGREDRLTQTAALATEAAVFRGADAIAAGLADDLADPVTAFHAFAAATRGTTSPSRKGPQMTTTPETPIETPAPVASAPAVPPVDAATTAKNPATMTADSIRAEAAEVAQVCAQAARLGVIIDAADAVTKGLKPEALRARVLADLAARSDAAGIIASAPAAAATKDSPIIAAAKKAATDAKR, from the coding sequence ATGCACCACGCTCAGATCGCCCAGCGCGCTTTCAACACGCCGTTGATGGTGGACCCCGCCAAGGCGCTGGCATTCTTGTCTGGATTAGGTCCGCGCATTGCCGGGCAGGAGATCAGCTTCCAAGGGCTGGCGGTGGAAGCCGATGACCAGACTGCCGCCAGTTTGCCCGCCCGGGCATCGCTGTTCGGGAACGATCTGGCCCAGCGCCACCAGCGGAACGGCAGCCAACCTTATACCTTGGTGGATGGCATCGCAGTGATCGAGATTGCCGGGACGCTGGTGCATCGCGGAGCCTGGATCGGGCAGTCCTCGGGCCTGACCTCCTATGAGGGCATCGCCGCACAGCTGCAGGTGGCCTTGGCCGATCCCGGTGTGCGTGGCATCGCACTGGACATCGACAGCTTCGGTGGCGAGGTAGCCGGGGCGTTCGACCTGGCAGATCGCATTCGGGCGGCACGATTGCAAAAACCGGTGCAAGCGTTCGTGGCAGAACATGCTCTGTCGGCTGGCTATGTCCTCGCCTCCCAAGCCGAGCGCATCATCCTTCCGCGCACCGGTGCTGTCGGCAGCATCGGCGTCGTGGCGCTGCACACCGATATGAGCGGTGCCCTCGACCAAAAGGGGATCGCGGTCACGCTGATCCACGCCGGTGCCCGCAAGATCGACGCGAACCCCTATCAGCCGCTGCCCGAAGCGGTGCACGACCAGATGCAGCGCGAACTGGAGGTCGTGCGCTTCCTCTTCGCGGAAACTGTCGCTGCCGGTCGTGAGGATCGCCTGACACAGACAGCAGCACTGGCCACCGAAGCGGCCGTGTTCCGCGGCGCCGACGCCATCGCCGCCGGTCTGGCCGACGATCTGGCAGATCCCGTCACTGCCTTCCACGCCTTCGCCGCCGCAACCCGCGGCACCACTTCCCCCAGCAGAAAGGGTCCACAGATGACCACCACGCCTGAAACTCCCATCGAAACGCCTGCACCTGTCGCATCAGCCCCTGCAGTCCCGCCTGTGGATGCTGCCACCACTGCGAAGAATCCGGCCACGATGACCGCAGACTCCATTCGCGCCGAAGCCGCCGAGGTGGCGCAGGTTTGCGCGCAGGCTGCCCGGCTCGGCGTGATCATCGACGCCGCCGATGCGGTTACCAAGGGGCTGAAGCCTGAAGCCTTGCGTGCCCGCGTGCTGGCCGACCTTGCCGCCCGCAGCGATGCCGCTGGCATCATCGCCTCCGCCCCGGCCGCAGCTGCCACCAAAGACAGCCCGATCATCGCTGCCGCCAAGAAGGCCGCGACCGACGCCAAGCGCTGA
- a CDS encoding NlpC/P60 family protein: MTADPDLVIAVARSWLGTPYHDQASLRGVGCDCLGLARGVWREVVGDEPFPIPPYSRDWGETELHEVLAEGARQMMPEIMPAEARPGTLILFRMAPRAIAKHVGILTAPDHFIHAYERLGVVEEVLTPTWARKIAFAFLFPRD; encoded by the coding sequence ATCACCGCCGATCCCGACTTGGTCATCGCCGTCGCGCGGTCTTGGCTCGGCACGCCTTACCATGATCAGGCCAGTCTGCGCGGCGTCGGCTGCGATTGCCTTGGCCTGGCGCGCGGCGTCTGGCGTGAGGTGGTCGGGGATGAACCATTTCCGATCCCTCCCTACAGCCGGGATTGGGGCGAGACCGAACTCCACGAGGTGCTGGCCGAAGGCGCGCGCCAGATGATGCCGGAAATCATGCCAGCCGAGGCCAGACCCGGCACACTGATCCTGTTTCGCATGGCCCCTCGCGCCATCGCCAAGCATGTCGGGATCCTGACTGCGCCCGACCATTTCATCCACGCCTATGAACGGCTGGGCGTTGTCGAGGAAGTCCTGACCCCGACGTGGGCGCGCAAGATCGCCTTCGCATTCCTGTTCCCCAGAGATTGA
- a CDS encoding acyl-CoA transferase, with product MPTTRETILAALHARLQPLAALTLRDEVLPERIPAEGLIILRDGQPGEPDVTLSPLRYHYQHRAELEVVVQAGTGRASVFDTLIAAIGTALETDRTLGGLCDWVEAEAPASVDLPIEGAAALKAAVITVVLHYTTTGPLA from the coding sequence ATGCCAACCACCCGCGAAACAATCCTCGCCGCGCTGCACGCGCGGCTGCAGCCGCTTGCCGCCCTCACCTTGCGAGACGAAGTTCTGCCTGAGCGGATCCCCGCGGAGGGGCTAATCATACTGCGCGACGGCCAGCCGGGAGAGCCGGATGTGACGCTGTCGCCCCTGCGTTACCACTATCAGCACCGGGCCGAATTGGAGGTTGTCGTCCAAGCGGGCACTGGCCGGGCCAGCGTCTTCGACACCCTGATTGCCGCCATCGGCACCGCGCTGGAAACCGACCGCACGCTAGGCGGCCTCTGCGATTGGGTCGAAGCCGAAGCCCCGGCGTCTGTCGACCTGCCCATCGAGGGCGCGGCGGCGCTGAAGGCGGCGGTCATCACCGTCGTGTTGCACTACACCACAACCGGCCCCCTGGCCTGA
- a CDS encoding head decoration protein — translation MPVLTEPPSMGDVLKYEVNPNYTREVVTLLIGTSYPSGAVLGRITASGKYTLSAATGADGAQVAVAVLLYPVNATLADATGIVVARGPSIVSRAGLAYEGTVNDAAKITAKIGQLAAVGIIARDGV, via the coding sequence ATGCCCGTCCTGACGGAACCGCCCAGCATGGGCGATGTCCTCAAATATGAGGTCAACCCGAACTACACCCGCGAGGTGGTCACGTTGCTGATCGGTACCTCCTACCCCTCCGGTGCCGTCCTCGGCCGCATCACCGCCAGTGGCAAATACACCCTGTCCGCCGCAACCGGGGCCGATGGCGCGCAGGTCGCCGTCGCGGTCCTGCTTTATCCGGTCAATGCCACGTTGGCCGACGCCACCGGTATCGTCGTCGCCCGGGGCCCCTCGATCGTGTCGCGCGCTGGCCTGGCCTATGAGGGCACCGTCAACGACGCGGCCAAGATCACCGCCAAGATCGGCCAGCTTGCCGCCGTCGGCATCATCGCCCGCGACGGCGTCTGA
- a CDS encoding DUF2163 domain-containing protein — protein MKNLSPALQAHLDDGTTTLSWCWRISRSDGMALGFTDHDRALTFDGTDFEPESGFAASEIRAGSDLAVDAQDATGVLTSDRITETDILDGHWDNAAVELWRVNWADTSQRVLLRRGAVGQIRRGRMAFVAEVRSLAHVLGQTVGRTFQAGCDARLGDARCGIDLENAIYKGTGAVTDLLRDRAFMASGLAGFDAGWFTSGTLTWTSGANAGRVTEVLAHGLADAIATMTLLEAPVLPIAEGDSFIARAGCDKRIATCNAKFANVDNFRGFPNIPGQDAVLRYASQDGGHEGNVL, from the coding sequence ATGAAAAACCTCTCGCCCGCGCTGCAGGCTCATCTCGATGATGGCACCACAACCCTGTCCTGGTGCTGGCGGATATCGCGCAGCGATGGAATGGCGCTGGGCTTCACCGATCACGACCGCGCTCTGACCTTTGATGGGACCGACTTTGAGCCGGAAAGCGGGTTCGCCGCCTCGGAGATCCGTGCTGGCTCAGACTTGGCAGTCGATGCGCAGGATGCCACCGGCGTGCTGACCTCGGATCGTATCACCGAAACCGACATTCTCGACGGCCACTGGGACAATGCGGCGGTCGAGCTGTGGCGCGTCAATTGGGCCGACACCAGCCAGCGCGTTCTGTTGCGCCGGGGTGCTGTCGGGCAAATCCGGCGCGGCCGCATGGCGTTCGTCGCCGAGGTTCGCTCGCTGGCGCATGTGTTAGGCCAGACCGTGGGGCGGACGTTTCAGGCGGGGTGCGACGCTCGCTTGGGCGATGCCCGCTGCGGGATCGATCTGGAAAACGCCATCTACAAGGGTACGGGCGCCGTCACCGACCTCTTGCGCGACCGGGCGTTCATGGCGTCAGGGCTGGCTGGTTTTGATGCGGGCTGGTTCACCTCCGGCACCTTGACCTGGACCAGTGGTGCAAATGCGGGGCGCGTCACCGAGGTGCTGGCGCATGGCTTGGCCGATGCCATCGCCACAATGACCTTGCTAGAAGCGCCAGTTCTGCCCATCGCCGAGGGCGACAGCTTCATCGCCCGCGCGGGCTGCGACAAGCGCATCGCAACCTGCAACGCCAAGTTCGCGAATGTCGACAACTTTCGGGGCTTCCCCAACATCCCAGGCCAAGACGCCGTACTGCGCTATGCCAGTCAGGACGGCGGCCATGAAGGAAACGTGCTTTGA
- a CDS encoding phage head-tail joining protein has protein sequence MRALLAALQEARYAGVRSVSYDGKSINYGSDAELANAISDLETRIATATTGTPRRRRWGTVASKGL, from the coding sequence CTGCGCGCCCTGTTGGCAGCACTTCAGGAGGCGCGTTACGCGGGCGTCCGGTCAGTCAGCTATGACGGCAAATCGATCAACTATGGCTCGGACGCGGAACTCGCGAACGCCATCAGCGATCTGGAAACCCGGATCGCCACCGCCACGACCGGAACGCCCCGGCGCCGCCGCTGGGGCACTGTGGCCTCGAAGGGCTTGTGA
- a CDS encoding head-tail joining protein: MNVFVAAMDRIYANPSMAAAAVWISATKSEERPIRVIRRAPDRITEFGAGRFVSDTMMVDVRVSDLPDPRPGDLIVIGADSFTIQGEPVRDRERLIWALDLRPS, translated from the coding sequence ATGAACGTCTTCGTCGCTGCCATGGACCGCATCTATGCCAACCCCTCCATGGCGGCGGCCGCTGTCTGGATTTCCGCCACCAAATCAGAGGAACGCCCCATCCGCGTCATCCGCCGTGCCCCGGATCGCATCACCGAATTCGGCGCTGGGCGGTTTGTCAGTGACACCATGATGGTGGACGTCCGCGTCTCCGACCTGCCCGATCCCCGCCCCGGCGATCTGATCGTGATCGGGGCCGACAGCTTCACCATTCAGGGCGAACCGGTGCGCGACCGTGAACGCCTGATCTGGGCGCTGGACCTGCGCCCATCATGA